The Vigna angularis cultivar LongXiaoDou No.4 chromosome 6, ASM1680809v1, whole genome shotgun sequence genome contains the following window.
TTATTTTTCATGGCTTTGGTCTCCAGTAACTGATGCATGTGGTTTTTCAGATTGTTGTAGTGGATGGTTGGAAGGCCCTAATAAGGTGTATATCCCATTTCTAGCTTGTGGCGACCTCAGAGGTTATGATTCTGATCGCTCATATCCATTACCTAAAGTTGATGGGGGGACATATCAGAGCTTGGATCCTGTACAACCCCCAATTGCTCCACCTTACAAGAGAGCTCTGGAGCTAAAAAAGGCCTCCAATCAAGGAATTCGAGAACCTGAAAACCTCTCGTTGGATTCTTGATCGTGCTACACTGATTATTCATAATGTCATTTGGAACTGTGTTTTTcgattataaattattaacgTACGTGTGAACTTTAGCCCTTTTTTTCTCTTGTACCATCATTGCATGCCTGACTAGTCTTTTGTTGTAACAATTTTGAAATGAATACAGATAATTCTAAGTAAAAACCATCTAAACATGTAAAACTTTTCACTGGCTGATGTTGACGATGTTAGGATGTTGCTTTAAATCAGcaaatttcaacaaaaacaagGCAACGAGACAAGATAAACAAGATGTCGGTAGCAAGCACTTGTTTGCTCAATTCTTTTTGTTGTCTTTTCCAGAGGGGATTGCACATCGCACTTGACCCTGCCAGTGCACAGGAGCAATCGAACTTTGCGTGCTCTTGGTGTAAtcattacatatttaatttatccaATGGTTGATATTAATATGTTGCCGctatttgtaaattatttatctaaGCTCATTTTCATGCTTAAGAACAATTATTAGCATGACTTGCAATGCATAGAATTTGGATGGATTCATTGGACAGTGTGGGGTGATTTTGTAGTGCTCTGGTCAAAGCATGGTTGAAAGTTGATAGATTGGGATATTCATAGATTTTTCAGCGTATGGTTACAATTGCTTTCCTTTTCAAGTGTGTTATACAACAGAAGCCTAGAAAGTGGAAGCTCCTGTCTTTGGGCTGTGGGGTctattgtaattaattaataaagtgTTATTTATACAAAAGTTCTCATGCAAATAATAGAGGGGTGCAAGATAAGATAATGTCATAAAGTAATTATATCtccaaaataatttttgatataatgatttcaattaaataCAAAACGTATATTACATAAATAGAAAGAGAAACGTCTCGGcagatatattaaaatttattatcgaTAATTTTAGGTTAACTGTAACAGTCCATTCAAGTCGGTCTGGTGGAGTTTGTCTTTTTTCTTTACTGGGTGCTTTTTCTATTTCCATAAAAACCATCGTTTTTATCAGATATAGAAAAACACAATGCAAGAAATTGATTGATgcataattcaaattttaatgtttGGAGCAAGACCAAGTTAAAATCGAGAAGCTCGTTCAATTTTGGGAAGAACCAATCATTTATTTGAGTAAGGACAAAAAAGAACAGACCACTGCAATATTCAGATTCGGTAATAAACTATTCTAAGGGAAATATCCAATATCATGgttaagaaaatgttttcattatAATGGTgaagaaataaatgaaaactgATAAAAACGTTAATGTATTCCAGTAAACAGAAAAGACTTGTACAGTCCGCAATTCAaactttgatttgaaccgatgtTTTATGCAAATGTCTTTGCTCAAACTGCGCTGCTAATGAGACATGAAAAGGATTGACCTCTAATTTTGAACCAATGAACATGACACGTGAAATCAAGAAAGCATATCCCTTTTAATATACATACACGATACATCTCTTGCATGCAACAGCAGCCTTGAGAAGATTTTCCAAACCATGATTTGAATGGAGAGACTCAACTTGGTCTCTCCCTAGAAGAGGAAGAATGTAAAAACTGAATGCAATCTTCTACAGCCTTGGCACGATATGATGAGTCGTTAGGGTCGGATAGTGAACGCGACCTTACCAAAGTGGATGAAGAAACCTTTCTGGAGGATCTCCTTCTCAAAGAAACAACTCTAATGGAATTTGCTACCTTTTCTCCAAGTCGTAGTAGGAATCTCACAGGTGACAATAAAGGGTCTTTGGACATTCTTGAGAAACTCCAACTTCCAATGACCCTCTTCCTGTTTCCTAATACGCTATGCTTGAGAAACATGGTTGGTTTCTCATTGACATCAGGACTGAAGCTTACTCTCTTACTTTTTCTCAACATTTTGATGAACAACACGCGACCTTCAACCGCACAAAAAGccaatatttcaatttttgttattttttctagCAGAGAGGAGATGCAAAGAGCAAATAGCTGCTAGAGGGGACTGTTGGAAAGGTTGGCAAAGGAGTATATGTAGACAAATTATTTTGAGGAAACATGCTAgctagaaaaatagaaagaggaCGAAGTTAAATCCTTAAGAGGGTGAATGTTTCAAGAACTCTTAAAGGCATATAGGTGCATGAGACGAGCACACATGGGCATGTTCAGGAATCCAAGTAGTGTGTGAGGTCTACCATTACGAAACAAAGGTGAGGCAAAGTCTGCAGTGTGAACAGCAGAAATATTGGGATGGAATTGCCCAGAGAAAAGGGAGTTTGGTCAAAAGACAAAGTGGTGGAGCCATGGAGACTGAAGAGGGAGACAGGAATGACAATGTTAAGGTTAATGTAAAGAGGTAGcacagagagagaaagagtagGGAGATGATGAATACTCTTCTAATCAGCATTGCTTTTGAGCTGGTGTTGCAGGGCCTACACCTGCTTTTTGCTCCCTATTTGTCTTCGGTTATGTTTCTAAAATCTGAAATTTTGATACCACAGCCCATATGTTGTGCAATGTGAGAAAGAGAATGGAGCAGGGAATTTGAATGTGGGGTTTGCGTGAACATTGGGGAATTGCttaatcttctttttcttgttcctTTTTCTGTGCTACTGCTCTTTATCAGGAAATTCCTAGAGAGAAAAATGTTACTCCATTATGGCCTCACTGCACTTTTATTTCGTATGTCATAACTCTCACTTTATGACTTTGTTGGATCCACTCATTCTGTCAGCGATCAATTTTTGGCTGTACAGTCTCAATACACgccatattttttaaaacaatgaacAAACTAGAAACTTTGAggaattattataaatttaactgtAAGAGATTATTTGTAAGATCACATGTCTGAACTACACATATGCTTTAAACTTTtagaacattttttattttatgttttgttcattTGCAATCACAGAGATTCTGTGCCCTCAATAATTTTGTATCTTCCTTGCTGGTTTCCTGTATCGTACAAATCCCAAggcttctatttttttttgacaaagaTCCGTGTAAGCCACCACTGAGTGTCATTATTCTTTATGACATTGATAGGTATGGTTAGTGATAATTCTCATTTCTTTCTTAATATATAgcattcttttatttctttatacaGTGAAGCAGATTACTACAGTGTAGCCATTGGTGCCCTGTTTTCAAATGTCATTGATTTCTGACATTACTAGTCCACCTCAAAAAGCTTGCTCCAGAGGTTTCTAATTGTCCTTGTCCTTTCAGTTACGATCATATCTGCCAAGCCAATTCCGACActaataaatttgtattcaatGGCAGATTATTGAATTCAAAATCCTTTTACTGCTAAACAACTCAGCCAGATTTTCTTCAACATATAACAGCTAGGTCTGCTCCATAGGTAATTTAAGGTTTGTGTCTTTTAATGTTTAATGTGTTTCATGATTttatgtgacattgtgttttatgtttaaatttaacattGGATGTTGGAATGGTGATTGGTTTGGCTGATATTGAAGGTTAACATAAGGTGGTATTTCATGGATACTCTTCTAATTAGCGTTGCTTTTGAAGTGGTAGTGCAGGGCCTACACATACACAGATGTCTGTTCTGAAATCTGAAATTATATTCAATGTTTCTGTTTGTTACGTGATGAGAGAAAGTAGGGActtcaaaattaagaaatgtGTTTGAATATGGATTTGGCGTAAAAGGTAAGGCATTGGTTCAAACTTTTTCCTGTGACTTTTCTACTCTATTTGGTATGCCACAAGATCTTAGAAAGAGGAAAAAATGTGGCTCCATTGTGATCTTCTGGGATACAGACTAATTCTATTTCAGCTTGATGTTGAGTTGTGTCATATAAAAAAGGAATGAAGGGAAAATTTTgtattactattataaattcATTAGTATCTAGAGATTATGTTTGTCTTATTCTAATTCTGCAAATGttattcttgtttttgttttctttgccCTCTAACAACTACCTTTTTCATGTTATAAGTCCttagttttgttcttttctacTAGGTATTTACGGTTATATATAAGTCTCAATATATAGGGAGAAAATGCAGAAGAGCTGCACAACCATACTACATGAATCATGATACAGTTCATAATTCTGACACCTCATAGAGGAACAACATTTTTTCTGTGAAGGGCCACACCTGTTGATAACTATTTGATTTGTGTTTACATACCTTTCAACATTCTCAAATGTTCAAGAACATCAAACGTTATTAGATcaattgaaaaatgtttttttctttcttttattttatagactaaatttatgtttataataataGAGTTgccaatttttaaatatttttcattcccCAATTTTTAATCCacaatattttactttaaatctACCCATATTTATCTCTAATTcctttaaacaaataaattttagacTGAGCAGCaactttgtaaaaaaaaaaaaaaagaacaacaacaaaggCAGATTAATTTCCATTGAAGACTTTGGCGATCTTTTCTGTGGGCACCAAAGGAAGATAAGCTGAAACCCTACAACCTTTCTCAGCCGAGGAAACAATAACCTCGTTGTACTGCGCagtagagaaagaaagagagaaacccTAGCGAAGGCATTGAAGAGATGATTCTTCGCAGAATCGCAATCACGTGCAGATCATACTACACGAGCAGGACAAATAAACCTAGCCTGTACTCAAAAATCAGTCCCCTCGGAAATCCCAACACCAGTGTGGTTCCGGTGCTCGACGATTGGGTGTACAAGGGGAACAAGGTCCGAGTCGCAGAACTTCAACGCGTCATTCGCGACCTTCGCAAACGCAGTAGGTTCTCCCAAGCCCTCCAGGtctgttttattttcattcatgcTTCTCTTAAAGTACACGAACTAAGATTAGATTGAAAAATGTCATCATCTTTGTGCTCTTCACTAAAAGAGACAGATTCTCAATTTCGTTCTTATGTGTAAACGTTTATTAAATTGCTTCCTATTAGTACAAACTTTACCAGTTTAATCACTGTTAACTGCTAACCACATTGCACATTTTAATTTGATTGGGTGCTTCACTTACGGACCTTGCACATTACAAAGTTTGGTTCGCTTTTACTTATTGTGAATGTACCGTGATTGGAAAGGCTGGTTGTTTTTTCGCCTCAAGTTAATTATGTCGTCAATGACTGACTGCAGGTATCTGAGTGGATGTACATGAAGGGTGTGTGCGTATTCTCTCCAACGGAACATGCGGTGCATTTGGATTTGATTGGCAATGTTCAAGGATACTCTGCTGCAGAAAGCTATTTTGATGCCTTGAGGAATGAAGACAAAACTCATCAGACCTACGGTGCTCTCTTGAATTGCTACGCTCGGCAGCGGGAAACTGACAAGGCACTCTCTCATTTTCAGAAAATGAAGGAGTTGgggtttgcttcgtctccactAAATTACAATGTCATTATGTGCCTGTATGCAAAGATTGGACAGCATGAGAAGGTTGCTGATGTGCTAAGTGAGATGAAAAAGAACCAAGTCATGCCTGACAACTTCAGCTACAGGATCTGTATAAATTCTTATGGTGTGAGGTCTGATTTTTGTGGAGTGGAAAGAGTGTTGAAAGAGATGGAGACTCAACCACACATTGTGATGGACTGGAACACTTACTCTATCGTGgccaatttttatataaaagctGGGTTTAGACGCGAGGCAGTTTCTGCCCTAAAGAAATCCGAGGAGAGGCTAGGTAACAAAGATGGCGAGGGTTACAATCACCTCATCTCTATGTATGCCCGACTTGAACTGAAAAAAGAGGTTATGAGAATATGGGATTTGGAGAAAAGTTCTTGTAAGAGGTGCATAAACAGAGATTTCACAACCATGTTAGAATCTCTGGTAAAGCTTGGGGAGCTTGATGAAGCTGAGAAAATACTTACGGAATGGGAATCCTCCGGAAATTGTTATGATTTTGGAATCCCTAGTATTGTAATCACTGGGTATGCACAAAAAGGTTTGCATGAGAAAGCCGAGGCCATCCTCCTAGAGTTACAAAATAAGGAAAAGCTCACAAGCCCAAACTGTTGGTCGATGGTGGCAGGTGGATATCTTCACAAAGGTGACACGGAGAAGGCATTGGGGTGCTTTAAAACTGCCCTCTCTATGTACGTGGAAAATAAAGGATGGAAGCCGAATGCAAAGGTGGTTGCAGAACTGTTGCGTTGGATTGCTGATAACGGCAGTATTGAAGATGCAGAAGATTTCATCAGATTGTTAAGAAAGGCCGTCCCAGTGAATAGACAAGTATATCATACCCTAATCAAGACTTATGTGCGAGGTGGTAAAGAAGTGGATGAGCTTCTAGAGCACATGGAGAAAGATGGCATTGTTGAAAACGAAGaaactaagaaaataattaacatcAGGAGTGCATGAATTTTGAAACTTAGTTATGCATTTCTTCAACAGTGCAATCTTCATGAGTTGGTTTATTCTGGGATCATTTTACTAGGATTTAGTCAAGGATCGATTGATTTATTCTTGGAGTTCAACCAAGTCCTCGAAAGTGGTAAACTCCTTCACCTTAGTTCCCCCATTTAATTAAACTACAAAATAGTTCTTGAATGTGTGAATAGTGTTTCAAGTTATACCTTTCGTTAGGTGATTTCTAAACTTAATGGATGCGCTCACGAGACACTATCAAACAAGGTCTTGACCTTGACCAATTTTGATGACAGATGGATAGGGTCTAAAAGCGACGCGGTTAGGGGCGAAATTGAAAGTGTAAAACATTTGATCCAAAAGTCACattttttcacctttttctGTATGGGGTAACactccatttttgttttttttttctttaataaaattccttttttagttttatagagTTAGTAATTTTCTAGAATTAGCATAGATTTTAGTTTCAGGTGTAAAATTagagttttataaaaattattgataaaattgtgcttttaaatatttaattctgTCTAGAGATAAAATGTTTCCTTTTCTTAGAAAAAATATAGAGCTAGTTTGTGTTTTGCCTAGATAGGTCTCTTGCTTTGTGATTTTAGACGTTAACCCTGTTTCAATCTTTGAATGTACCGTCGCAAATTTTTGTCAGTATTAGCTTGTGGTATAATGTGAGGATAATGGTTCCTCATGATGTTCCAAAGAAGCTCATGGAAATACGAGGTGGAGTCAAATGCTTGCAGGTTCACTTAAACAAGTGGGAGTTGCACTCCCAGTAGGTGGCTGTAAAAACTGCGGGACATGCCAATTGCGAAATCAATGTTACTTTCAAATCTTTCTCTGCCCTTCACGACATAATTTGCTAAGTGttctttgatttatttatttacatatttaaatgtTCTCTTTAAAATCGAATAACTTACCAAGTGAATTACTTGGTTAAGTAACGGTTAATAATCAGTCAATATAGAGTTGAGTTTGTCGTCCTCACTGTATGTGTTAAATGAGTTACTTGTCTTAGTTTTGGATTTAGCACAACTAGCCCAGCATAATGTTTGATTTGATTTCTATGCTATTCTCAAATTTGATGTTTCACTATATGATGTTGCAGACGAGATATTTTTTGGCCATATATGTGCGTGTATTCCTTTTTCTGTAGAAGAATAGATTAGGATCATGTTACTTAAGGCTTGAGCAGATGTTTGAAGAATATAACCTCAATAATGGGGatacaaattaaatttctaattgAAAAGGATTTTCATTCACAGATAGTGAATGTATTTTATGCTTAGTTGTCActcttctttttaaatttcagcctatatgtatatttttatctGAAGAGTTAGTTTAAAAGGAAGTTtgatattatgttatattgtaaGAGCATTTTCAAAGGTGAATGCTTAAGAGttacttaaaaatttaattgctTCACCGGAGCTTCAGAGTTGTTTATCAACAatatattgttttccttattctgATAACTCTTTGATTTGTTGTTAACATACCTTTCAACATGCTCAAATGTTCAAGAACATCAAAcgttattagaaaaattaaaaaacattctatttttttttcattttatagactaaatttatgtttataatagAATTgccaatttttaaatatttttcattccccaatttttaatctataatattttacttttaaatcgACTCATATTTATATCTAACTcctttaaacaaataaattttaccGCCAAATCTATCTAAATCAATCCATGATCTCTTTTCCAATTCAAATTCTTTCCCGAACACACCTGTGTTCAAAccatacaaaaatgaaaatgccCGTTTAGAATAAAActgaaacaattattttatatcaccttattttataaaagaaaaaaacaaagcaGATCATTCACAATACCAAATAATATCCAATAA
Protein-coding sequences here:
- the LOC108341693 gene encoding pentatricopeptide repeat-containing protein At4g21705, mitochondrial-like, whose protein sequence is MILRRIAITCRSYYTSRTNKPSLYSKISPLGNPNTSVVPVLDDWVYKGNKVRVAELQRVIRDLRKRSRFSQALQVSEWMYMKGVCVFSPTEHAVHLDLIGNVQGYSAAESYFDALRNEDKTHQTYGALLNCYARQRETDKALSHFQKMKELGFASSPLNYNVIMCLYAKIGQHEKVADVLSEMKKNQVMPDNFSYRICINSYGVRSDFCGVERVLKEMETQPHIVMDWNTYSIVANFYIKAGFRREAVSALKKSEERLGNKDGEGYNHLISMYARLELKKEVMRIWDLEKSSCKRCINRDFTTMLESLVKLGELDEAEKILTEWESSGNCYDFGIPSIVITGYAQKGLHEKAEAILLELQNKEKLTSPNCWSMVAGGYLHKGDTEKALGCFKTALSMYVENKGWKPNAKVVAELLRWIADNGSIEDAEDFIRLLRKAVPVNRQVYHTLIKTYVRGGKEVDELLEHMEKDGIVENEETKKIINIRSA